The Arcobacter roscoffensis genome segment GAAATTGATAAAGAGTATTCAAAAAGTTTAATAGATAAGTATAAGGTTTTAGATTTTAATGAAGAATTACACCTAGAACACTCTACTGAAACTCAAGCTCCTTTTATAAAGCACTATTTTCCAGACTCTTCGATAATTGAAATAATTTATGGAAAAATAGACTATCAAGAATTATCCAAAGTAATAGATGAGTTTTTAGAGGATGAAGATAATCTTATTTTAATTTCTACTGATTTAAGTCATTTTCATAATAAGCAAACAGCAAATAAACTAGACAATATTTGTTTAAATGCAATTGCAAAAAAGGATATGAGTCTATTTGATAAAGGCTGTGAAGCTTGTGGAAAAATAGGTGTAAAAGCTGTGATTGATTCTGCAATTAAAAAAGATTTAGATACAAAAGTTTTACACTATTGTACTTCTTATGATAGAACAAAAGATGCTTCAAGAGTAGTTGGTTATACTTCTGCTTTAATAGGAGAGCAAGAATAGATGTTTTTTCTTAAAAAATTTATAGCAGCTTTTTTACTTCCCATGCCTATTGCTCTTTTTATGTTTGCTTTAGGAGTATATTTTTTATTTAAGAATTCATATACAAAAGCAAAGATTGTACTTTTTTTTACTATTTCTTGGTTAGCATTACTTTCTTTTCAGCCAATATCAAATGCAATTTTACAGCCCTTGGAAGATTCTCACAAAGCTTTGATTCAAACTCCTGATGTAAAATATGTACTTGTATTGGGAAATGGTCATGCAAGTAATGAGAACTTAAGTATTACTTCTCAGGTAAATATGATAGCTCAAAATAGACTTAATGAGGGAATTAAGCATTTTAATAAACTAAAAGATGCAAAATTAATAGTATCAGGTTATGGTGGTTATGATAAAAATCCCCATGCTTTTATGCAGCAACTTTTAGCAAATGCACTTGGTATTAAAAGTGAATATATCTTAAGACTTGATACTCCAAGGGATACAAAAGAAGAAGCTATTAAGGCAAAAGAGATTATAAAAGATGAAAAGTTTATATTAGTTACTTCTGCTTCACATATGAAAAGAGCTATGTTGCTTTTTAAGAAGCAAGGATTAAATCCAATAGCAGCTCCTACAAATCATTTAGTTCATGAAGAAAAAGGTTTTGCTTCGTATTTTTCAAGTAGAAATTTATATAAAGTAGAAGTGGCATTTCATGAATATATAGGATTATTGTATTCAAAGATTATGGGATATATTTAAAATTAAAAAAAAATTGATATAATTGCGACGAAGTTGCAAGAAGGTGAAAATTGAAAATATTAGAAATAAAAGATTTATCATTTGAATATACAAAAAATATAAAAGTATTAGAAAATATAAATTTAGAAATAAACAGTGAGGATTTCTTAGCAATCATTGGACCAAATGGTGGTGGAAAATCAACACTTTTAAAACTTATTTTAGGGCTTTTAAAATCGAAAGATGGCTCAATTATAAAAACTTTAAAAAATGAACAAATAGGCTATGTTCCTCAAAATACAAATTTAAATACAGACTTTCCAATAACTGCTTTAGAAGTAGTTTTAATGGGACATATCACAGCAAAAAAAAGAATCTTTGGTTATGCAAAAGAGGATATCTCTTGTGCTAAGTATTCATTAGAGCAAGTAGGAATGAAAGGTTTTGAAAACAGAAAAATTGGTGATTTAAGTGGCGGACAAAGACAAAGGGTATTTATAGCACGTGCACTTTGTTCTAATCCAAAAGTTATATTACTTGATGAACCAACTGCAAGCATAGATGTAAAAGGTCAAAATGAAATTTATGAATTATTAAAACAATTAAACAAAGATATTTGTATAGTTGTTGTAAGTCATGATATTTCAGTACTTTTAAACTATGCAAAAAAAGTTGCCCATGTGAATAAGAACTTAGTTTATCATTCATTAGAGAATATTCAAGAAAATATAAAAACAACAGACGAACACTTATGTGAAGTTGAACTTTTATCAGCTTTAGGTAAAACTCAAGTTTGTTGTGACCATAAGCATTAAGGAATGAGATGTTAGAAGCTTTACAATATGATTTTATTCAAAATGCTTTAATAGCTGGAATTTTAATCTCAATTTCAGCAGGAATTATAGGTTCACTAGTAGTTGTAAATAGACTTACCTTTTTAACAGGTGGAATAGCTCATAGTTCATATGGTGGAATTGGGCTTGCTATTTATCTAGGAATTCCAGTTTTATTTGGAGCAACTGTTTTTGCAATAATTACAGCTGTAGTTATTGCTATGCTTACACTTAAAAATAGAAATAGAGCAGATTCAATTATCGGTTTGATGTGGGCATTTGGTATGGCTGTTGGTATTATATTTATTGATATAACACCTGGTTATAATGTGGATTTAATGTCTTATTTATTTGGTTCTATTATTGCTGTATCTAATGGGGATGTTTTATATATGACTATTTTAGACATATTTATTATCTCTATAGTTATGATTTTTTATAAGCAGATATTAGCTGTATCTTATGATAGTGAATTTGCTTCATTAAGAGGAATTAATACTAAGTTTTTTTATACACTTATTTTAATTCTTGCCTCACTTTGTGTGGTTGCAGCTATAAAAGCTGTAGGTTTAATTTTAGTAATTGCATTACTTACAATACCTACATATTTAGCTGAAAGTTTTGCTTCAAGACTTTCAACGATGATGATATTAAGCTCAGCTTTAGCAACTCTATTTACAATAATAGGACTTGCTATTTCATACTATTATGATATTAGTTCAGGTGCAAGTATTATTATCTCAGCAGTTGTTATTTTAACTGTTGTTAAACTACTTAGAAGATAAGACAGACTATATTTTATAGTTTGTCTTAACTTATTACAACTTTATTTCTTCCTGCATTTTTTGCTTTATACACGTTTTCATCGGCTCTTTTTATTGTATTTTCTATCTCTTCATTTTCATTATAAATTGTAGCACCAATAGAACAGGTTTTCTCTCCAACTTTTTCAAATCTTTGTTTTTGTATTGAAGCCCTTAAATGTTCTAAAGCATTTTCTAAATCATCTTTTGAGTCTACTTTAAGAAGTAAAATAAACTCTTCTCCACCCCATCTAATAAGAATATCATCTTTTCTAGAATACTTATGTATAGTTTTTACAAACTTAATAAGTACATCATCACCTACATCATGTCCAAAAGTGTCATTTACAATTTTAAAATGATCAATATCAAGTAAAGCAAGTGCAAATTTAGAATTGTCTTTATTATATTTGTTAATTATATTTTGGTAGTTTTGATCAAAAAACTCTCTATTGTAAGCATTTGTAAGTTTATCATGAATTACTTTGTTTTCAAGTACTATGCTATCAATAACAGTGTGTGAAATATCAGTAAAACTAACAATCAAAGTATCTTCATCAAAGTCATTTACTGTAATTGAAAAGGCTTTTGGATTAAAATCTTTTCCTACCATTGAAATAACTCTTTTATTATCAGGTATATCTTTTAGTGTTTCTATCCAGCTTTTATTTTTTGGAACTTTTCCTAAATGAAAGAATCTATCATTTTCTATAAAGTACTCTGAAATACATTTATGTATTTCTTTAAATTGTTCTAGACTCTTACAGTTAACAAACTCTAAAAACTGTTTATTTGCAAAAG includes the following:
- a CDS encoding ElyC/SanA/YdcF family protein, which codes for MFFLKKFIAAFLLPMPIALFMFALGVYFLFKNSYTKAKIVLFFTISWLALLSFQPISNAILQPLEDSHKALIQTPDVKYVLVLGNGHASNENLSITSQVNMIAQNRLNEGIKHFNKLKDAKLIVSGYGGYDKNPHAFMQQLLANALGIKSEYILRLDTPRDTKEEAIKAKEIIKDEKFILVTSASHMKRAMLLFKKQGLNPIAAPTNHLVHEEKGFASYFSSRNLYKVEVAFHEYIGLLYSKIMGYI
- a CDS encoding metal ABC transporter ATP-binding protein, whose product is MKILEIKDLSFEYTKNIKVLENINLEINSEDFLAIIGPNGGGKSTLLKLILGLLKSKDGSIIKTLKNEQIGYVPQNTNLNTDFPITALEVVLMGHITAKKRIFGYAKEDISCAKYSLEQVGMKGFENRKIGDLSGGQRQRVFIARALCSNPKVILLDEPTASIDVKGQNEIYELLKQLNKDICIVVVSHDISVLLNYAKKVAHVNKNLVYHSLENIQENIKTTDEHLCEVELLSALGKTQVCCDHKH
- a CDS encoding metal ABC transporter permease, producing MLEALQYDFIQNALIAGILISISAGIIGSLVVVNRLTFLTGGIAHSSYGGIGLAIYLGIPVLFGATVFAIITAVVIAMLTLKNRNRADSIIGLMWAFGMAVGIIFIDITPGYNVDLMSYLFGSIIAVSNGDVLYMTILDIFIISIVMIFYKQILAVSYDSEFASLRGINTKFFYTLILILASLCVVAAIKAVGLILVIALLTIPTYLAESFASRLSTMMILSSALATLFTIIGLAISYYYDISSGASIIISAVVILTVVKLLRR